TGACCGCCGTCTTCGGCCGGCCCTTCGGCATCGACCATGTCGTCACCTACGGCTGCAAGATCCTCGGCGCCCTGGAGTACCTCCACGAACAGGGCCTGCTGTACTGCGACATGAAGCCGGACAACGTCATCCACTACGGCCGCGACATCAAGGTCATCGACCTGGGCGCCGTCCGCCGCGTCGACGACCGCACCTCCGGGCTCGTCTACACCCGTGACTACGCCCCGCCCAAGCGGGAGCGCGACCAGCGGGGTTTCCGGATCGACACCGACCTGTACACCGTCGGCCGGACCCTCCAGGCCCTCGCCACCCGCGCCGCGCCCGCCTCCGGGCTCGCCGCCCGCTCCTTCGAGGCGCTGGTCCGGCGCGCGACCCACCCCGACCCGGCGGCCCGCTTCACCTCCGCGGCCGAGATGTCCCGTCAGCTGTGGGAGGTCCTGCGCGAACACCAGGCGCTCACCTGGCACGAGCCGTACCCCGAGCGCTCGACCCGGTTCGCCCCCACGGCCGTGCTCTTCGGCTCGGCGCTCGGCACCGTCCCGGCCCTGGAGCACTGGACCACCGACCGCCGCGACCCGGCCACCGACGGCCTCGACCCCGCCGGCGACGGCCGCGCCCCGGCCGGCGACCGCCGCGCGAGGGCAGCCGGCCCCGGCGCCACGACCGGCCCGAGCGGGGGCCCGACCCGCGCCACGACCGGCCCGCCCGGCGACCCGACGGGCGCCCCGGCCCGGCACACGGGCGGTACGACCACCGGCGCGAGCGGCGCCACGACCACCGGCGCCGGCGGTGCGGCCGGGGGGCCGCCGCCGCTGCCCCTGGCGCCGCCCGACCCGCGGGAGGCCGCCCGGGGCCTGCCCGTCCCGATCCCCGACCCGGGCGACCCGGCCGCCGTACTCCTCGCCGGGCTCGCCGCCGACAGCCCCGCGCGCATCGCCGAGCAGGCCCGCCGCGACCCGGCCCTCGCCACCGCCGAGGCCGCCCTCTGGCTCTGCCGCGCCTACGCGCACGCCGGCGACCCCACCGAGGCCGGACGGTGGCTGCACGCCGCGCAGGGGCTGGGCGCGGGGGAGTACGACTGGCGCGTCTCCTGGCACCGCGGGCTCCTGCGGCTGACCGAGGGCCACGTACGGGCGGCGGAGGAGGAGTTCGCGGCCGTGTACGCCGCGCTGCCCGGCGAGTGGGCGCCCAAGCTGGCGCTCGGCCACTGCGCCGAGTACCTCACCGCCGACGAGCGGCGGACCGACGGATACGAGGACTACTACGAGGCCGTCTGGCAACGCGACCGCACCCAGGGCAGTGCGGCGTTCGGGCTCGTCCGCGCCCACCTCCGGCGCGGCGACCGGCAGGGCGCCGTCGCCGTCCTCGACGGGGTGCCCACGACGTCCCGCCACCACGACGCCGCCCGCGTCGCCGCCGTACGGGTGCTCGCCGGCCGCCTGCCCGACGGCGGCCCCACGGCGGCCACCCTGCGCGAGGCGGTCGCCCGGCTCGACGAGATGGGTCGCGCGGGGGAGCGGGACGCCGCCTGGGACCGCCTGGTCACGGAGGTGCGGGAGAACGCCCTGGCCTGCCGCCCGCCGGGCGGCTGGGGACCCGGTTTCCCGGTGGGGGAGTTGCTCGGACCGCGGGACGACGAGCGGGCCCTGCGTGAGCTGCTCTCCCGTTCCCTGCGAAACCTCGCCGACCGGGCGCAGGACGGGGACACCCGCGCTGACCTGCTGGACCGCGCCTACGCCGCCCTGCCCGAACCCCGTCTGCGGCTCGTGCCGACGGGGTGGCGGAGGCGGAGGGCGACGGCGGCCCCGGGGTGAGGGAGCCGCAGGAGAGGACGAGGAGCACGACGAGGGCGCGAACCGCGACAGTGCCACGGCGGCGTTGACGCAATGACGTAGGCGCAATGGCGGTGACACGACGGCGGTGACGCCACCACGGGGACGCGACGAGGGGGACGCGACGGATGACACCGGGGAGCACGGCGGGCGACGGCCCGGCGACGGCGACGGCCGGCCTGGAGATCAGTCAGTGGAAGTACCTGACCGCCGAGGCGCGCGAGCACGAGATGCACGTGGTGCTGACCGTCCGCGTCGACGGCACGGGCAGCGCGGCCGGCGCCACCGGCACCGCGGCCGGCGGCGGCGACGGGGCGGACGGTGCTCCGCGCCCGGCCCCGCTGCTCGCGGAGGTCCTGGTCGTCGACTGCTCCAGCTCGATGACGTGGCCGCCGGAGAAGTTCCGGGCCGCCCGCCAGGCGGCCGCCGCGGCGATCGGGATGCTGCCGACCGGCACGCCGTTCGCCGTCGTGCAGGGCACCGAGACGGCCGCCATGGCGTATCCCCCGACGGAGGGGATGCCGGAGGCGTCCGACGGCCACCGCCGCCGCGCCGACCTGGCCCTCCACGGCCTGGTCGCCGCCGGGGGCACCTGCATCGGCGCCTGGCTGGACCTCGCCCGCCGGCTGCTCGCCGCCCGGGACGCCCCGATCGGCCACGTCCTGCTGCTCACCGACGGCCGCAACCAGCACGACGAACTGCTGCCGCTCGACGACGTCCTGGACGCCTGCGAAGGCCGCTTCGTCTGCGACGCCTGGGGCATCGGCGACGGCTGGGACGCCCGGGAACTGCTGAAGATCACCCGTCGGCTCCACGGCGGGGTCGGCGCCGTGCGCGAGGAGTCGGCCCTGCCCGCCGAGTACGAGAGGCTGACCGCCCGGCTCCTCACCAAGAGCCTCCCCGAGCTGGCCATCGACGTCACGCCCGTCCCCGGCACGACGGTCCGCTACCTCAAGCAGGTCTTCCCCACGGAGACCGACCTGGAGCCCGCCGAGCCGCCGGCACCGGGCGGGCCGTACCGCTACACCACCCGCGCCTGGGGCGAGGAGACCCGCCGCTACCACCTGTGCCTCGCCGCCGACCCCGCCGGGCGGCCCCGCCGCGAGGACCTGCAACTGGCCGTCGTCTCGCTCGCCCTGCCCGGCGCCGCCCGGGGGGTGGCCCTGCCACCGCCCCAGCCGTGCGTCGTCCACTGGACCGAGGACCCGGCCCTGTCCCGGCACACCGACACGCAGGTCGCCCACTTCCAGCTGTTCGGGCAGCTCGGCCAGGCCGTCGCGGCCGCCGCCGACGCCTATCGGCGGGGCGACCGCGACCGGGCCGCACAACACCTCGGGCACGGCGTCCGCCTCGCCCACACCGTCGGCGCGGCCCGCCCCCTGGCCGACTTCGCACGGCTCGTGGAGATCGTCGACGCGGCCACCGGGCAGGTCAGGCTCCGTCCCGACCTCGCGCCCATCGACTTCGAGCACCTCATCACCGCCAGCAGCCACAGCACGTACGGCCCCGGAGCGGACGACGACGCCGGCCCCGCCGACCGCCCCGGCGCCCGGGCCGACCGCCCCGGCGCCCGGGCCGACCGCCCCGGCGCCGTCGACCGCCCGGGCGGTCCGCCGGGCTCCGCCGGTACCGGCACGGGTGCCCCCGCCGGTGGCGGCGGTACCGCCACTGTCCCCTGCCCGGCGTGCGGGGCGCGGGCGCCGGTGACCGGCCGCTTCTGCCCGCGCTGCGGTCACCGCTTCCAGGAGCGGCCGTGAGCACCACCACGCGGGACCTCACCCGCAGACTCCGGTGGCTGCTGGTGCTCGGCACCGCCACGACGCTGGTCCTCTTCGGCGCCTTCCGGGCCGTGCACCACGACGCCGTCGGCCTCGCCACGGCCAGCGCCCCCGGCGTCCTCGCCGTCGACACCGCCGAGCACGCCCTCGGCCAGGCCCGCGCATCCGTCCCGGAGGACGGCCTCCAAGAGGCCGGGACGGGCGGGTTCCACACCCAGATCTCCGTCGCCCACCAGGCCCTCGCGCTCGCCGCGTCCGAGAACGTCACCGGCCTCCCCGGCCGCCGCACCCTGCAGACCGCGACCGGGCTCATCTCCGTCTACTCCGGCTGGATCGAGCAGGCCAACCGCGAGCCCGACGACTCCCCGCTGCGCGGCGCCTACCTCCTGTACGCCGACCGCGTCCTGGACGCCCCGGGCACTGACGAGGACATCATGGGCCGCCTGGACGACCTGCGCGACGAGCAACTGGCCGTCGCCGAACGGCAGGCCCGGTTCGGCCGGCCCATGACCCTGACCTGGGCCGCGGCCGCCGCCCTGACCGCCGCGCTGCTCGGCGCCCTCCTGGAGGCCCAGCGCTTCGCCCGCCGCCGCTTCCGCCGCCCGGTGAACCCTCCGCTGCTCGCCGCGACCGTGCTGTGGACGGTCGGCGCGGCGGCACTGGCCAGGGTCGTGCTCGGCACGCACGGCGACACGACCGCGTCGGTGGGCGAGCTGCGGGACCGGCACACCGGCGCCGGCATCGGACACGCCGCGACCACCATCGAAGGACACCTCGCCGACGCGGGGCTGTGGGCGTCGCTGTCCGACGGCATCCTCGTCGCCGGGGTGGCGCTGGTGGCGCTGTCCGCGGCCGGCCTGCTGCCGCGCCTCACCGAGTACCGCCACCGGGAGCGCCGATGACCCGCCGCCGCACGTACACCGTCCTCGCCCTGTGCCTGGCCCTGGTCGCCGGCGGCGTCGTCGCCGGCGTGTGGTGGACGCACCGCTGGAAGGGCGCGGTGACCGTCCTCGGCAACTGGACCGGCGGCGACCGGGACCGGTTCCGCACCCAGGTCCTCGACCCGTTCGAGCGCGAGCACCGCATCCGGGTCATCTACCAGGGCAGCTCCGCCGAGAGCCAGGTGCTCGCCGCCGACGTGGAGGCCGGGACCCCGCCCGACGTGGTCATCATGCCGGGACCCGGGGAACTCGCCGCGTACGCGGCCGCCGACCGGCTCAAGCCCCTGGACGGCCTGTTCGACCCGGACGACTACGCCGATATGTGGGCGCCGCGGGTGGCGGGCGGCGTCCACTGGGTGCCGGTGAAGGCCGACCTGAAGAGCATGGTGTGGCACCCCGGCGCCCTGGCGGAGGACGACGTCGCCCGGATCGCGCGGAACCCGCGCGAGTGGTGCCTGGCCATGGAGTCGGGCGCCACCTCCGGCTGGCCCGGCACGGACTGGGTGGAGGACGTCCTGCTCCAGCAGGCCGGCTGGGAGGTGTACCAGAAGTGGGCCACGGGCGACCTGTCCTGGACCGACCCCCGGGTGCGCGAGGCGTGGACCACGTGGGGCGACCTGGTCGGCGCCGGGGACGTCCGGCGCGTCGGGCCCGCGCTGCGCGCCGGCTTCCAGGACCCGTGGGGCGGCCCCGAGGCCGCCTGCGACGACGAACGGCTGGAGCACCAGGCGACGTTCGTCCGCGACGGCGAGCACTGGACCGCGGCGCGCGGACAGTACGTCCACTCCCGGACCGTCGTCCCCGGCGCCCGCGCCGGCGCGCCCGCCTGGGAGGTCTCCGCGGACCTCGCCGCCATGCTGCGCGACACCCCGGAGGCACGGGCGCTGATCCGCCACCTCGCCGACCCGGCGACGGCGCAACTCGGCTTCACCGCCAACCGGTCCGTGCCAGGGGGCGCGTACGACGACGACCGCACGACGACCCGCATCGACGCGACCCTGCGCGGCCGGGGCACCATGCGGTGCTGGGACGCCTCGGACGCCATGCCCCCGGCGATGCGCGACGCCTTCCACCGGGCCGTCCTGCGCTACCTCGCCGAGCCCCGGCAGCTGGGGGAGCAGCTCGCCGTCCTGGACCGGGTCCGCAACCGCCAGACCATCCCGTGGCTCCCCCCGGTCTGCGGCAGCGGCTGACGCCCCCGGCGCCCCGTGCCCCCGGCCGCCCCACGCCCGACGTCAGCGCGTGCCCGACCCCCTGCCGCATGCCAGACCCGACAGCGCGTGCCAGACCCGACAGCCCATGTCCGACCCGACAGCCCATGCCCGACCCGACAGCCCATGCCCGACCCGACAGCCCATGCCCGACCCGACAGCCCATGTCCGACCCGAGAGCCCCGCCCGATTCCTCGGCACCCACCCGACCCCTCAGCGCATGCCGACGGACCGCCGCAGTGCCTCCCCGGCGAGGGTGACGGCCGCGTCGTGCGTGGCCCGCGCCAGCATGTCCGTACGGATGGGCCCACCCTGCGCGAGGTGCCGGTCGTACGGCAGCGGGAGCACCGTCACGCCGGGCTCCCGCAGGTGCGCGACGGCCGTCTTCAGGTCCAGCGTCATGTCCGGGGCGTTCGACGTCAGCGCGACGACCGTGCTGTCGATCGCCCGGTGCGGCAATCGCGACAGCCAGTCCAGCACCACCCGCGTGCCGTTGACGCCCTCGGCGGTCCGCGGCGCCACGATCACCCGGGCGTGCGCGGTGTCCATCGCCGTACGGGCGACCTCCCCCGGCAGCGTCTCGCAGTCGACGACCGTCACCGCGAAGTGCCGGCGCAGCGCCAACGAGACGGTCCGGTACGTCGGTACGTCCAGGGGCGGGCCCACCCGCCCCTGGCTCGCGGGGAGCAGCCACCCGCCGTCGGGCACGGGGACGAGGTAGCCGGTGATGTCGTTCAGGTCCATCGCGGGGGTGAGGATCCGCGCCAGCTCCGGACACGACCAGCGCACCGACGGGGCGCCCATCCGCACGGCCAGCGTGCCGAGCGCGGCGTCCGCCTCCAGCGTCAGCACCGGATCGGGCCGCAACCGCGTGAAGGTACGCCCCAGCATCGCCGCCACGGTCGACTTGCCGACCCCGCCGCGGATGGACGTCACGGCGATGACCCGCCCCGCCGGCACGGGCAACCGCACCTCACGCCCGCCGCGGCTCTGCGCGACGACCTCCTTCGCGGCGGGCGACGCCAGCCCGCGCAACGACTGCCCGACGCGCCGCACCGCGGAGTCCCCGTGCTGCGGCCGCCCGAGCGCGGACGCGAGCCGCGCGTCGACGGTCGGCACCGACTCCGGGGCCGGCAGCGCCACGTACGGCCTGCGCGTCAGATGGTCGCCGTGGGTCATGCCGTACTCCTAAGCGAAGGTGCCGGGGACACCGGGGCGAGCGGGAACGCCCGGCCGCGCACAGCCCGCGCCGACACCCCCGCTGCACTCACGCGTTCGAACCTACCACCGCCCCCGACACCCCCTCAGAGCACGCCGACGACCACCACCGCACCCTGCGCGGGTTCAGCCGGCGGCAGCCCCCTCGGCGCCCTGCACCTGCTCCAGGAGCTCGTCCTTCTTCATCGAGGACCGCCCCTCGACGCCCAACTGCCGGGCGCGCTCGTACAACTCGTCCCGAGTGAGCCCGGCGAGGTCACTCCGCCCCGCCCCCTCGCCCCCGCCGGCACCCTCGGACCCCCCGGCCAGCTCCTCCGCGCGCTGCTCGGCGAACTCCTCGCCCATCCTCCGCAGCCGCTCCTCGTCGAAGGTCTCGCCCAGCGCGGGCAGCAGGTCCTGCTCCTCCTCCTCGACGTGGTGGCGCACGGCCTCCACCCACTTCCCCAGCTCCCGGTCGAACTCCTCGCTCTCCCAGTCGAGCTCCAGCAGACGCCGGCCGAGCTCCTCCGCCTCGTGGTGCTCCTCGGTGGCGTGCTCCACCTCGTCCTTCTCCCCGGCCTCCTTCACGAGCGCCGGGTACACGTGCTTCTCCTCGGCCCGGCTGTGCGCCTCCAACATGGCCACCGCCAGCGGCAGCGCCAGCGGCCGCACACTCCGCTCCTGCTCCATCATCGTGAAGAGCCGCTCCAGCTCACGGTGATCGGTCTTGATCATGGTGACGACGTCATCGGCCACGACAGGCCCCTTTCGTCCGCGACGAACAATCACCCTCCGCATGTCCCGAACCGCGGACCTGAACCCGGTCGAGTCGCCTCCCTCCCCGAACGGAGCACGACGGCACCCACCCCGGCGCAGCGACCGGTCACCGCTCCCCGGACCGACCGAGACTCCTGATCTTCTCGAACGGGTACGCGCCGACGATCACCACGCCGAGCCTGTACAGAGCGAACACCACGAGCCCCGAGGTGCTCACCTCCCCGCCGCCGCCGCTCAGGACCACGACGCCCGACGGCACCGACGGAGCGAAGCCCAGCGCCGCGGCCCCGGTGCACCAGAACGCCACCAGACCGTTCGCCCGCCTCCGCGGGGCAGGGCCGGCCCGCACCTCCGCGGGGACCTCGTACCCGTCACCCCGGCCACAGACGGTCCCCGGCACCCGACCCGCGCCGCCGGCAGGCCGACCACGCCCAACAGCAAAAAGCACCCCAGGACGAACACGCAAACCATGTCCGCCACTCCCGTCCGCACGCGGCGCCTCAAGCCGAAGCTCGCGGGACGGCGGAGGCCGCGAAGACCGTCTGGCGTAAGCGAGAGGATCGGAAGGGTCATGGGCTGGGAGGACAGCGAGAACCGCTGACTCGCATCCGGCTAATCGCTGAACAGCGACAGTAACGCTTCGCGGACTTCCGCTTGCTGGCGTTCCGTGAGATGCAGAAGGTCTTCGGCGAGGATGGCGGCTTGCCGCTTCATCCTCTCAGCGGCCCGCTCCTGAAAAGGGCGGGCCAGCTCCAGCACCTCGTCTTGCGCTTCCGCGATGGTTCGCAGTAGACCCTCGGCCCTGTACGACAAGACGTAGTCCGGGTAGGGAGGGTCATCCCACCACTTGAAGGCGTAGTGACGACGTTCCAGGCTTCGGCGCCACTCAAGAGGTTTGCGATCACGCTTACTGGCGTTGCAGGGGCGGCAGGCGGGGACGAGGTTGCTGATGACGTTTGCCCCACCCCACTCCAGGGGCTCGACGTGGTCGACAACCTCTGCCCGAGTTCCGTCGCTGCCGCAGTACGTGCAATAGCCGCCGTTGGCGGAGAGCACGGCCTGTCGGACCCAGGCCGGCAGGCGTCTGGACGACGTGCGTGGAGCGGGGAGGAATGTGGACACCCGGTCATCATGGCCTGCGCAGGTTGGTCGCCGCAGGGGTTCGTTCCTGATGGTGAAGCCACACACCGCTCACACGCGACCAGTGATCGGCAACGACAAAGAGCCGGACCCAGTGGGACTGGGTCCGGCTCTTGAAGTCTGGCACTTCGGCAGGTCAGCGGGTTGATCACGCTGGTCCGGCTTCTGTGCCCCCGGCAGGATTCGAACCTGCGCACACGGCTCCGGAGGCCGTCGGTCTTCCCCGCGTTTCCCAGGTCAGTGGCGTGACTGACACAATGCTAGGGAATTCGTTCCACGCATGTCCCGTGAAATTGACTTGTCCTGTTTGGTTGCCATTCTGGGCTGGAGCCCTTGCGTTGAGGTCCGGCCACGGCGTGGCGGGCATCAGAGGCCTCACAGCACGCAAGGCTGCACGGCCCCGGCTCGGGCGGTCGAGATGCCTCGGTAACCAAATGCTTCCGAACGACCGGAACGTGGCAGCCCGCCGGGCGGCCGTCGGACCGTACGTTGTTCGAGCGCCGAGTGCACCCAAGGGAGGATGCGGCCCTTCGGAGTCGGGGGGCTGGGCGTCGGTACGCGGCACGGAGCGGTACGAGGTGGAGCTGCTCCTCGGGGGCCGCAGAAAGCCGGCGGGTACATGCGACTGCCCGCACGGCCAGGAAGGCAACTTCTGCAAGCACCTGGTCGCGCTCGGCCTGATGGTGATCGCTTGTACACCCGACGACTACTCCGCGTACGTAGCCGACCTGCGCGCCGCCCAGAAGCGCAAGCGGAACCTGATGCGACTGATGGACCAGCACGGCTTGTGAGACAGCATGCCGGGTCCGGGACACCCGAGTGCCCCGGCACGCGCCTCACAGATCAGGCTGCGTTCGAATCCGACGGAGGACTGTCGCCCGTCAGCAGGGACGTTGCACGGCCGGCATCGTGATCGGCATGCCGGGGCAGGTAGCGGCTCGAGCGCCCGTGCCAGGAGACGACCAGCTCGTCGCGTGCCCGGGTGGCCGCCACGAAGAGCAGCGAACGGGCTCGCTGTTCCTCTTGGCGGTATCGGTCGGGATTGCTCAGCCGGAAGGCCTCGATGCGCTGATGGGGAATCAATCCCTCGCTGACACCGGCCAGAAACACCCGCTGGAATTCGAGCCCCTTGAAACGGTGCATGGTGCCGATGCGTACGGTGTCGGTGTCGCGGGGCCCCTCCCTGCCGATTTCACTCGCGGGGATCAGGAAGGGCTCGCACGCCAGGGTGTAGGCGAGCTGTGTGACCGCGGCCTTGTCCGGAACGCTGACGGCCATGGCCGAGTACGGAGTGCCGTAGCGCTCGTGGCGCTCCTTGAGCAGCGTGGCGACGGCCCTCATCTCAGTCTCCCAGTCGGGAGCCCGCCAGTACTGAGGAGCCAGCCCCGTCAGGACGGAGCGGTACCCGTCCAGGGTGTCCGCGCCGTCGTCGAGATCGTCGAAGCTCTCGCCGTGCACCAGACCGTGGGCGCTGCCGAGGATCTCTCGCGTCGTGCGGTAGTTCAGCGTCAGTCGCCGGGAGGCCCGACCGGGAGTGCTGATGCCGAGCCTGCCCAGGACGACCTGGTGCGAGTAGATGCGCTGGTGAGCGTCGCCGACCAGGAAGATGTCGTTCGGTCCGGGCGCCACCATCGCGCGCAGCATCCGCCAGTGCGAGGCCGACAGGTCCTGAGCCTCGTCCACCACGATGTGGTGGTAGCGGGGCTTGAGCCACATGCCGCTGCCCGCCTCGCGGTGGATGAGGTCCAGACCGCCGTGCTCCTCCTTATAACGTGCCTGCTCGGCGGCCTTGGCCATGCGGTGTTCCTCGATCCGCGCGGCCTCGTCGGCGATCAGTGCGTACGTGGTGCGCCTCGGCGGACCGTCCAGGAACGTACGGTACTTCGCCACCAGCTCCCATACTTGCTTCCGTCCGGCCCGTTGCAGCACGCCGCGGCCCCGCCGTTCGGCCCGGAGGTACAGGCGTTCGGTACCGCAGCCCTGGGCGAGGATGACGTGCTTGAACTCGGAGTCGAGGAAGTCGGCGTCGAAGTCGAAGACTCCTGTCTCGGCGCACACCCGGTGCCAGAGCGCTACGGCCTCCTCGTCGCCCATGGGCGTGCCGAGCACGGAACTCGGATGCTGCTCGACCACTTCCCTGGCCAGCTGATCCACGGACTTGACGTCGACCCGGCGAACGAGGGCGTCGCCGCCGAGCCGATGCAGGCGCTCTTTCAGATCGGCCGCGAGGTTGGTGTTGTACGTGGTCAGCAGGACGGGCCTGGTCTGCCCCGGTGGCAGTTGGGCGACGAGGTGCCGCACCCGGTGGAGGGCCACGACCGTCTTGCCGGTGCCCGGCCCGCCGGTGACCTTCGCCGACCCCTTGAACGAGGCGGTAGCGAGCCTGTGCTGTTCGGGGTGGAGGAAAAGCCGCCAGGCGTCGAAACCGTCCCCGAGCGCGTCCAGGACGGCCGCGTCCTCGGTACTGACCTGCGACACGGGCCGTCGTGCCGCCCGGGCCCAGTCCCGCGGGTCGATCTCCTCGTCCGCCCGCCATGGGGCGGTGATGAACCTTCGGACCTCGCTCGGCTCCATGCCGTCGTGCAGGGCGAGCAGCACCTCCCGGGTGAGCCCGGGGAGGTTGTGGCTGAGGAGGGTACTCAGCTGACGGCTGTCGGTGATCCGCCGCAGGGCGGGCAGGAGGGAGGCGATGACCCCCAGGCCGACGAGCTCCTCGTCCTCGTACGGGGCGAAGAGAGGGACCGGCAGGGCGGCCGGTGCGGTCGTGGAGGCGGCGGCCCCGACGTCCGACGGGGCTGAGGGCGTCTCGGTGGCCGAAGGCCTCT
This portion of the Streptomyces changanensis genome encodes:
- a CDS encoding serine/threonine-protein kinase — its product is MTSPRPVPCPRAGCSGAVMVTGFCDTCHRRPPAAPTPTAPDPTPPDRSAPGRSGTRPDSAGPTRGAGSAGPGPDASGPRPGTGPGPAPYGPGGSAAALDRDGLVLLPHIPAPDPGTAAGTTARPPTGGRRCGFQNCTGTIGIGYDGEPAPDHGFCPECGRPYSFEPRLRPGDEVGGHYRVLGYLAVGGLGWVYLAEDTKVPDHLVVLKGLINTSDAVARRAAVEERRSLTTLHHRDIVRIITFVQHQAPGEDEPTGYIVMEYIAGRSLAWIRYAPDEELTAVFGRPFGIDHVVTYGCKILGALEYLHEQGLLYCDMKPDNVIHYGRDIKVIDLGAVRRVDDRTSGLVYTRDYAPPKRERDQRGFRIDTDLYTVGRTLQALATRAAPASGLAARSFEALVRRATHPDPAARFTSAAEMSRQLWEVLREHQALTWHEPYPERSTRFAPTAVLFGSALGTVPALEHWTTDRRDPATDGLDPAGDGRAPAGDRRARAAGPGATTGPSGGPTRATTGPPGDPTGAPARHTGGTTTGASGATTTGAGGAAGGPPPLPLAPPDPREAARGLPVPIPDPGDPAAVLLAGLAADSPARIAEQARRDPALATAEAALWLCRAYAHAGDPTEAGRWLHAAQGLGAGEYDWRVSWHRGLLRLTEGHVRAAEEEFAAVYAALPGEWAPKLALGHCAEYLTADERRTDGYEDYYEAVWQRDRTQGSAAFGLVRAHLRRGDRQGAVAVLDGVPTTSRHHDAARVAAVRVLAGRLPDGGPTAATLREAVARLDEMGRAGERDAAWDRLVTEVRENALACRPPGGWGPGFPVGELLGPRDDERALRELLSRSLRNLADRAQDGDTRADLLDRAYAALPEPRLRLVPTGWRRRRATAAPG
- a CDS encoding VWA domain-containing protein, encoding MTPGSTAGDGPATATAGLEISQWKYLTAEAREHEMHVVLTVRVDGTGSAAGATGTAAGGGDGADGAPRPAPLLAEVLVVDCSSSMTWPPEKFRAARQAAAAAIGMLPTGTPFAVVQGTETAAMAYPPTEGMPEASDGHRRRADLALHGLVAAGGTCIGAWLDLARRLLAARDAPIGHVLLLTDGRNQHDELLPLDDVLDACEGRFVCDAWGIGDGWDARELLKITRRLHGGVGAVREESALPAEYERLTARLLTKSLPELAIDVTPVPGTTVRYLKQVFPTETDLEPAEPPAPGGPYRYTTRAWGEETRRYHLCLAADPAGRPRREDLQLAVVSLALPGAARGVALPPPQPCVVHWTEDPALSRHTDTQVAHFQLFGQLGQAVAAAADAYRRGDRDRAAQHLGHGVRLAHTVGAARPLADFARLVEIVDAATGQVRLRPDLAPIDFEHLITASSHSTYGPGADDDAGPADRPGARADRPGARADRPGAVDRPGGPPGSAGTGTGAPAGGGGTATVPCPACGARAPVTGRFCPRCGHRFQERP
- a CDS encoding ABC transporter substrate-binding protein, coding for MTRRRTYTVLALCLALVAGGVVAGVWWTHRWKGAVTVLGNWTGGDRDRFRTQVLDPFEREHRIRVIYQGSSAESQVLAADVEAGTPPDVVIMPGPGELAAYAAADRLKPLDGLFDPDDYADMWAPRVAGGVHWVPVKADLKSMVWHPGALAEDDVARIARNPREWCLAMESGATSGWPGTDWVEDVLLQQAGWEVYQKWATGDLSWTDPRVREAWTTWGDLVGAGDVRRVGPALRAGFQDPWGGPEAACDDERLEHQATFVRDGEHWTAARGQYVHSRTVVPGARAGAPAWEVSADLAAMLRDTPEARALIRHLADPATAQLGFTANRSVPGGAYDDDRTTTRIDATLRGRGTMRCWDASDAMPPAMRDAFHRAVLRYLAEPRQLGEQLAVLDRVRNRQTIPWLPPVCGSG
- a CDS encoding type VII secretion protein, producing the protein MTHGDHLTRRPYVALPAPESVPTVDARLASALGRPQHGDSAVRRVGQSLRGLASPAAKEVVAQSRGGREVRLPVPAGRVIAVTSIRGGVGKSTVAAMLGRTFTRLRPDPVLTLEADAALGTLAVRMGAPSVRWSCPELARILTPAMDLNDITGYLVPVPDGGWLLPASQGRVGPPLDVPTYRTVSLALRRHFAVTVVDCETLPGEVARTAMDTAHARVIVAPRTAEGVNGTRVVLDWLSRLPHRAIDSTVVALTSNAPDMTLDLKTAVAHLREPGVTVLPLPYDRHLAQGGPIRTDMLARATHDAAVTLAGEALRRSVGMR
- a CDS encoding hemerythrin domain-containing protein, yielding MADDVVTMIKTDHRELERLFTMMEQERSVRPLALPLAVAMLEAHSRAEEKHVYPALVKEAGEKDEVEHATEEHHEAEELGRRLLELDWESEEFDRELGKWVEAVRHHVEEEEQDLLPALGETFDEERLRRMGEEFAEQRAEELAGGSEGAGGGEGAGRSDLAGLTRDELYERARQLGVEGRSSMKKDELLEQVQGAEGAAAG
- a CDS encoding HNH endonuclease, with the translated sequence MSTFLPAPRTSSRRLPAWVRQAVLSANGGYCTYCGSDGTRAEVVDHVEPLEWGGANVISNLVPACRPCNASKRDRKPLEWRRSLERRHYAFKWWDDPPYPDYVLSYRAEGLLRTIAEAQDEVLELARPFQERAAERMKRQAAILAEDLLHLTERQQAEVREALLSLFSD
- a CDS encoding UvrD-helicase domain-containing protein; this encodes MSHGVRTQVAVTPQANEDIRRLDAATKNAVGDFVRRLRADRSNLALRLNLLREAGGNGRLFLAALDGSRMGLLLETEENRFSLLAVRVGPSAREELARLTVEINAVSGGVELVDQSEVSAHVVAMPVRPEPGPEPGTALERPSATETPSAPSDVGAAASTTAPAALPVPLFAPYEDEELVGLGVIASLLPALRRITDSRQLSTLLSHNLPGLTREVLLALHDGMEPSEVRRFITAPWRADEEIDPRDWARAARRPVSQVSTEDAAVLDALGDGFDAWRLFLHPEQHRLATASFKGSAKVTGGPGTGKTVVALHRVRHLVAQLPPGQTRPVLLTTYNTNLAADLKERLHRLGGDALVRRVDVKSVDQLAREVVEQHPSSVLGTPMGDEEAVALWHRVCAETGVFDFDADFLDSEFKHVILAQGCGTERLYLRAERRGRGVLQRAGRKQVWELVAKYRTFLDGPPRRTTYALIADEAARIEEHRMAKAAEQARYKEEHGGLDLIHREAGSGMWLKPRYHHIVVDEAQDLSASHWRMLRAMVAPGPNDIFLVGDAHQRIYSHQVVLGRLGISTPGRASRRLTLNYRTTREILGSAHGLVHGESFDDLDDGADTLDGYRSVLTGLAPQYWRAPDWETEMRAVATLLKERHERYGTPYSAMAVSVPDKAAVTQLAYTLACEPFLIPASEIGREGPRDTDTVRIGTMHRFKGLEFQRVFLAGVSEGLIPHQRIEAFRLSNPDRYRQEEQRARSLLFVAATRARDELVVSWHGRSSRYLPRHADHDAGRATSLLTGDSPPSDSNAA